TTCCATGACGGCAGCACCAGTTTCTGTCCTTTAATCGTCATATGCCGCCGCTTCGCAAAGGCGCAAAACCACAGATAGACCGCGATAATCAACAATAAAACGATACCGAGAATTCGTAGCGTGCCTGCATCGATATACCAGTGGTCGGGAAGCTGGACAATGCCGAAGGTAAAAATGATGCCGCCAAGCAGAATATAGCCCAGCCAGTTAGTGGTAATGCTGAGTGAGAAAATGCGCGTGATAGTACTGCCGGGCAACCCGAGGCGAGAGTATAGTCGGTAACGCATCCCGATCCCGCCGACCCAGGTGCTGAGCGTCAGGTTAAAGGCATAGCAGACGAACGATACCAACATCACCTGTCGCTTCGCCAGTTTATGGCCGCAATAAAGCCGTCCAAGCAGGTCGTAGCAGCCGTACAGAAGATAGCTAACGATCACCAGTCCCACAGCGCTTAAAAGCGCCGTGCGGTTATAGTCACGGATGACGGTCCAGACATCGCCCCAGTCGACCTTTTTAGCATAAACCACCAGCAGAACGACGACCGCAATAAAAAACAGCCAGGTCAGCACTTTTTTAGCCAGCCGCCAGCGCGGATGCGATTTAGCCATTAGGGCTTCACTCCTGTATTTTCTGGATCAACGCGATCCTGGGTTTCCATTTCTGGCTGGGCAGGCGGGGGAACCTGCGCCAGATGCGGGGTATGCGCCGGTAGCCAGCCGACCAGCGCCGGGAAATGACGTAAAAAGTGGAACGCCAGCACGCTTTTGGTCAGGTTCCACCAGGTGCGTTTCGGCAGCATAGACTCATCGACCTGCTTACAATCGTTCACGATGATGCCTTGTAAGTTATCGCGCAGGGTCTGGTTAAAAGTACGATCGTGAATGATCAGGTTAGCTTCAAGGTTAAGCGACAGGCTGAGCGGATCGAGATTACTCGACCCTACCGTGGCCCAGTGATCGTCCATCAGCGCCACTTTGCCATGCAGCGGACGTCGTCGGTATTCATAAACCTGCACACCGCCCTTCACCAGATAGTTATAGAGCAACCGCGCGCCGACTTTGACTATCGGCATGTCTGGTTCCCCCTGGACAATCAGTTTTACGCTCACGCCACGGCGGGCGGCTTTACGCATTGCGTGGAGCAAGCGATAGCCGGG
This DNA window, taken from Salmonella enterica subsp. enterica serovar Typhimurium str. LT2, encodes the following:
- the ybhN gene encoding putative negative regulator (similar to E. coli orf, hypothetical protein (AAC73875.1); Blastp hit to AAC73875.1 (318 aa), 89% identity in aa 1 - 318), which produces MAKSHPRWRLAKKVLTWLFFIAVVVLLVVYAKKVDWGDVWTVIRDYNRTALLSAVGLVIVSYLLYGCYDLLGRLYCGHKLAKRQVMLVSFVCYAFNLTLSTWVGGIGMRYRLYSRLGLPGSTITRIFSLSITTNWLGYILLGGIIFTFGIVQLPDHWYIDAGTLRILGIVLLLIIAVYLWFCAFAKRRHMTIKGQKLVLPSWKFALAQMAISSANWMAMGAIIWLLMGQDVNYFFVLGVLLVSSIAGVIVHIPAGIGVLEAVFLALLAGEHTSQGTIIAALLAYRVLYYFIPLLLALVCYLILESRAKKLRAKNERAMAK